A section of the Methanoregula formicica SMSP genome encodes:
- a CDS encoding CDP-2,3-bis-(O-geranylgeranyl)-sn-glycerol synthase → MLPAYLPNPVAALCGGGAPIDAGRQYRDGRRFFGDGKTWRGLFAGIMAGVAVGVLQIWASGAYDISMLPQQTFLSVALLSVGALLGDLAKSFFKRRLGKERGAKWPIADQYDLVAGAFLLLLVFSPAWLFSEVTLLSFICILILTPLLHRATNIIGYVLKVKEVPW, encoded by the coding sequence ATGCTGCCGGCATACCTCCCGAATCCCGTTGCTGCGCTGTGCGGGGGAGGTGCGCCCATCGATGCCGGCAGGCAGTACCGTGACGGCAGGCGGTTTTTTGGCGATGGGAAGACCTGGAGGGGGCTGTTTGCCGGTATCATGGCCGGGGTCGCGGTGGGAGTCCTCCAGATCTGGGCTTCTGGGGCCTATGATATCAGCATGCTTCCACAGCAGACATTCCTATCAGTGGCACTTCTTTCGGTCGGTGCCCTGCTCGGCGACCTTGCCAAGAGTTTCTTCAAGCGCCGGCTCGGGAAGGAGCGGGGAGCGAAGTGGCCAATTGCCGACCAGTATGACCTTGTTGCAGGTGCATTCCTGCTCCTCCTGGTGTTCAGCCCGGCGTGGCTCTTTTCCGAGGTCACGCTCCTCTCGTTCATCTGCATCCTCATCCTTACGCCGCTGCTTCACCGTGCCACCAATATCATCGGCTATGTTCTGAAAGTCAAGGAGGTTCCATGGTAA
- a CDS encoding alanine dehydrogenase yields MEYLTDTDQDLDIGLVNRAVEAAFADHGRGEVQMPPKVYVTLPTGDFRTMPAYLPSLSIAGVKIVNVHPGNPENGLPTVMALTIILDIDTGRPVAILNATRLTDMRTGSAGAVAAKYLFPKPEVVLGVVGTGRQAEAQVLATARELKIRQLKVWSRDPTHAERFAERFREFDCTVKSLERVCDCDVLVTTTPSRTPLIRNEWVHEGMHINAIGADAPGKQELDPAILVRAQVFVDDPAQAVHSGEINVPIRNGLFFMQDISGTIGEVVIGRKKRRDRNAVTVFDSTGLAIQDLAIAKIALQHGKRIDLSFP; encoded by the coding sequence ATGGAGTACCTCACCGATACCGATCAGGATCTGGATATCGGGCTCGTCAACCGGGCTGTTGAAGCGGCGTTTGCGGACCATGGAAGAGGGGAGGTTCAGATGCCCCCCAAGGTCTACGTGACCCTTCCCACAGGCGATTTCCGAACCATGCCGGCCTATCTTCCCTCGCTTTCGATTGCCGGCGTGAAGATTGTGAACGTACACCCGGGAAATCCGGAAAATGGCCTCCCGACCGTGATGGCTTTAACAATCATCCTCGACATTGATACCGGTCGTCCGGTTGCCATCCTCAATGCAACGCGTCTTACCGATATGCGCACCGGTTCGGCCGGTGCCGTGGCCGCAAAATACCTGTTCCCGAAACCCGAGGTTGTCCTCGGGGTTGTGGGGACCGGGAGGCAGGCGGAAGCGCAGGTCCTGGCAACCGCGCGGGAACTGAAGATCCGGCAGCTAAAGGTCTGGAGCCGCGATCCCACCCATGCAGAACGGTTCGCGGAACGGTTCAGGGAATTTGACTGCACAGTCAAGAGCCTCGAACGGGTGTGTGACTGCGATGTGCTTGTTACCACAACACCTTCGAGGACTCCGCTCATCAGAAACGAATGGGTCCATGAGGGTATGCACATCAACGCGATCGGTGCCGATGCTCCCGGCAAACAGGAGTTGGATCCAGCCATCTTAGTGAGGGCGCAGGTCTTCGTGGACGACCCTGCCCAGGCAGTCCATTCCGGGGAGATCAACGTGCCGATCAGGAACGGGCTCTTTTTCATGCAGGATATTTCCGGCACAATCGGTGAGGTCGTAATCGGAAGGAAGAAACGCAGGGACAGAAACGCAGTCACGGTCTTCGATTCCACGGGGCTTGCCATCCAGGATCTTGCCATTGCAAAGATTGCCCTGCAGCACGGGAAACGGATCGACCTCTCCTTCCCGTGA
- a CDS encoding UPF0058 family protein codes for MHKEELIHLHQMLSEVKQYFEEINPDLKFTQYNALKITPSQQHKSKMEHKYAIFVLGTEIANAMKDVDYNSSSRISARMKELADKALKEIDYQ; via the coding sequence ATGCACAAAGAGGAACTGATCCATCTCCACCAGATGCTCTCAGAGGTCAAGCAATATTTTGAGGAGATCAATCCCGATCTCAAATTCACCCAGTACAATGCCCTCAAGATAACGCCCTCCCAGCAGCACAAGAGCAAGATGGAGCACAAGTATGCAATCTTCGTGCTCGGTACCGAGATTGCTAACGCCATGAAGGACGTGGACTACAATTCGTCCAGCCGCATTTCAGCCCGGATGAAGGAACTTGCCGACAAGGCATTGAAAGAGATCGATTACCAGTAA
- the tes gene encoding tetraether lipid synthase Tes — MLIKKTRGLCPTCRTVVDAEIVEEEGKVWLKRTCPSHGSSRHLYWSDAQMYHRFQEYDAVGNGIANPQNTAPAESCPTACGLCNNHHSQTLLANIDLTNRCNLDCDFCFANARACGFVYEPGFDDVVKMLQVLRDEKPVPAPAVQFSGGEPTMRDDLIEIIKKAKSMGFPQVQIATNGVKLAKDPTLAQQLKDAGLNTVYLHFDGVSKETNPFLAIHEKALANLKKVGLGTVLVPTVIRGRNDKEVGDIIRFAIDNIAVVRGVNFQPVAFTGAASDEDLQKSRITIPDLLKEIEQQMGGILKKDDFYPVPCVLPFSDLVEAYTGRPQVRFTAHQHCGAATYIFVRPEGIVPVNRMVDVDAFFESVQHMAETLKKGGAINKYKALLEGVKNMHNSVKKSEHSNTTEFWKLISKSLIGQNFDALREFHWNALFIGTMHFMDNYNYDIERVQRCCIHYATPDGKLIPFCTYNSGPVYREQVWKKYAKQPE, encoded by the coding sequence ATGCTGATAAAGAAGACACGGGGTCTCTGTCCCACATGCAGAACTGTTGTGGACGCGGAGATCGTTGAGGAGGAGGGGAAGGTCTGGCTGAAAAGGACCTGCCCTTCCCACGGGAGTTCCCGGCACCTCTACTGGTCCGATGCACAAATGTATCACCGGTTCCAGGAGTATGATGCTGTTGGAAACGGGATAGCAAATCCCCAGAACACTGCACCAGCAGAAAGCTGCCCGACGGCATGCGGACTCTGCAACAACCACCACTCCCAGACACTGCTGGCGAATATCGACCTCACCAACCGCTGCAACCTGGACTGCGACTTCTGCTTTGCCAATGCCCGGGCATGCGGGTTCGTGTACGAGCCTGGCTTCGATGATGTCGTGAAGATGCTCCAAGTACTCCGCGACGAGAAACCGGTGCCGGCACCGGCAGTCCAGTTCTCCGGCGGCGAGCCCACGATGCGGGACGACCTCATCGAGATCATCAAAAAAGCCAAGTCCATGGGCTTCCCGCAGGTCCAGATTGCGACAAACGGTGTCAAGCTGGCAAAAGACCCGACCCTTGCCCAGCAGCTCAAGGACGCCGGGCTGAACACGGTCTACCTCCATTTCGACGGTGTCAGCAAGGAGACAAACCCGTTCCTTGCCATCCACGAGAAGGCGCTCGCGAACCTGAAAAAAGTCGGGCTCGGGACGGTCCTTGTGCCGACCGTGATCCGCGGGCGGAATGACAAGGAGGTCGGCGACATCATCCGGTTTGCCATCGACAACATCGCCGTGGTCCGCGGGGTCAATTTCCAGCCCGTTGCCTTCACGGGTGCGGCAAGCGACGAGGACCTCCAGAAATCGCGGATCACCATTCCCGACCTCCTCAAAGAGATCGAGCAGCAGATGGGCGGGATCTTAAAGAAGGACGACTTCTACCCGGTCCCGTGCGTCCTGCCATTCTCGGACCTGGTCGAGGCGTATACCGGCCGCCCGCAGGTCCGGTTCACCGCCCACCAGCACTGCGGGGCAGCGACGTATATCTTTGTCCGGCCGGAGGGGATCGTCCCGGTCAACCGCATGGTGGACGTGGACGCATTCTTTGAGTCTGTCCAGCACATGGCAGAGACGCTGAAAAAAGGCGGCGCGATCAACAAGTACAAGGCGCTCCTTGAAGGCGTGAAGAACATGCACAATTCCGTAAAGAAGAGCGAGCATTCCAATACCACGGAATTCTGGAAGCTGATCAGCAAGTCCTTAATCGGGCAGAACTTCGATGCACTCCGCGAGTTCCACTGGAATGCCCTCTTCATCGGGACTATGCATTTCATGGACAATTACAACTACGATATCGAACGGGTCCAGCGGTGCTGTATCCACTATGCCACACCTGACGGAAAACTGATCCCGTTCTGTACGTACAACAGCGGGCCGGTTTATCGCGAGCAGGTCTGGAAGAAGTACGCGAAACAGCCTGAGTAG
- the pyrC gene encoding dihydroorotase yields MAAPALVLRNVLLPGGRTADITMQEGKVLHAGAGAGGKADRTIDCTGLYVLPAAVDMHVHMRGGPQSAKEDWATGSRSALAGGVTVVLDQPNTIPPIIRPDALRARVLEAKTHSLCSFAINSGVTQDTPIRSMWDAGAMAFGETFFAPSSNGEAITPGDLESALREISACGALATIHAEEVGPGDDNDLASHNRIRSVEGELRAVREVGRCNTAGCRLHFCHMSTRNSVIAASALGSVEVTPHHLFLSRERFADTDALGKVNPPLRSGKEQNDLWEAWDKITVIASDHAPHTPAEKRAAFPDAPAGIPGVETMVPLLMAAVLEKRVTLPDVIRKTSQAPAEILGIPCAGLDPGDRADVALYPKKAVAIDPDSLHSRCGFSPFSGLPAVFPRMVILGGEVVCEEGEFTCGSPQWFAGKGYCP; encoded by the coding sequence ATGGCTGCTCCTGCGCTTGTGCTGCGCAATGTCCTGCTTCCCGGGGGCCGGACCGCTGATATCACGATGCAGGAGGGAAAGGTCCTGCATGCCGGGGCAGGAGCCGGCGGGAAGGCCGACAGGACGATCGACTGCACCGGCCTGTATGTCCTTCCGGCAGCCGTTGATATGCATGTCCACATGCGGGGTGGTCCCCAGTCGGCCAAGGAGGACTGGGCAACCGGGAGCAGGAGCGCCCTCGCGGGGGGTGTGACGGTTGTCCTCGACCAGCCCAACACAATCCCGCCTATCATCAGGCCCGACGCACTCAGGGCCCGCGTCCTTGAAGCAAAAACACACTCCCTCTGCAGTTTTGCCATCAACAGCGGGGTTACGCAGGACACGCCGATCCGTTCGATGTGGGATGCCGGGGCGATGGCGTTTGGCGAGACATTCTTTGCCCCGTCAAGCAATGGAGAGGCGATAACACCGGGCGATCTTGAGTCTGCGCTCCGGGAGATATCTGCCTGCGGCGCGCTCGCGACTATCCATGCCGAGGAGGTCGGGCCGGGCGATGACAATGATCTGGCCTCCCATAACCGGATCCGGTCGGTGGAAGGTGAACTCAGGGCAGTCCGCGAGGTGGGCCGGTGCAATACGGCCGGATGCCGGCTTCACTTCTGCCATATGAGCACGCGTAACTCGGTGATTGCGGCCTCCGCTCTCGGGAGTGTTGAGGTGACCCCCCATCATCTTTTCCTCTCACGCGAGCGCTTTGCTGACACCGATGCGCTGGGAAAGGTGAACCCCCCCCTGCGGTCAGGAAAGGAGCAGAATGACCTGTGGGAAGCGTGGGATAAAATCACGGTCATTGCCTCTGACCATGCACCCCATACGCCCGCGGAAAAACGGGCGGCTTTTCCGGATGCCCCCGCCGGCATCCCGGGTGTTGAGACGATGGTTCCCCTTCTAATGGCCGCTGTCCTTGAGAAGAGAGTTACGCTCCCCGATGTGATCCGGAAGACCTCACAGGCACCGGCTGAGATCCTCGGTATCCCGTGCGCGGGATTGGATCCGGGCGACCGGGCGGATGTTGCACTCTACCCGAAGAAGGCGGTCGCGATCGATCCCGATTCCCTTCACAGCCGGTGCGGATTCTCACCCTTTTCCGGCCTGCCTGCGGTCTTCCCGCGCATGGTGATCCTTGGAGGGGAAGTAGTCTGTGAAGAGGGTGAGTTCACCTGCGGTTCTCCGCAATGGTTTGCCGGGAAAGGGTATTGCCCGTAG
- the argF gene encoding ornithine carbamoyltransferase yields MNKDFISILDISEPELEQLLSEAHQLKRQKKAGTTHPLLAGKTLAMIFEKSSTRTHISFEVGMNELGGHALFLNARDMQIWRGEEIRDTARAASRYVSALMIRAYKHSTIEEFARFATIPVINGLSDMEHPCQLLADIMTMQEHFGSTRDLRVTWVGDGNNVCHSLILSTVLTGLEVTVSTPVGYEPVPEYVKKAQELGGKVTLIREPEKAVKDAEVIVTDTWVSMGDEDERDERLKLFGDYTVDADLMKLASPDARVLHCLPAHRGEEITDEVMEGGQSLVWDEAENRLHAQKALLVRLLKK; encoded by the coding sequence ATGAACAAGGACTTCATATCCATCCTCGATATCAGCGAGCCCGAGCTTGAGCAGCTGCTCTCTGAAGCACACCAGCTCAAGCGCCAGAAGAAGGCCGGCACCACCCACCCCCTTCTTGCGGGAAAGACCCTCGCGATGATCTTCGAGAAGTCCTCGACCCGGACCCATATTTCGTTCGAGGTCGGGATGAACGAACTGGGCGGCCATGCCCTGTTTTTAAATGCCCGCGACATGCAGATCTGGCGGGGCGAGGAGATCCGCGATACTGCACGGGCGGCTTCCCGCTATGTTTCCGCCCTGATGATCCGGGCCTACAAACACAGCACCATCGAAGAGTTCGCACGGTTTGCGACGATCCCGGTCATCAACGGCCTCTCGGATATGGAACACCCATGCCAGCTCCTTGCCGATATCATGACCATGCAGGAGCACTTCGGCTCTACCCGCGACCTGCGGGTCACCTGGGTGGGCGACGGGAACAATGTCTGCCACTCCCTGATCCTCTCAACGGTCCTTACGGGCCTCGAGGTAACGGTATCGACTCCGGTCGGGTACGAACCTGTTCCGGAATACGTGAAAAAAGCACAGGAACTCGGCGGAAAGGTGACACTCATTCGCGAGCCGGAGAAGGCCGTGAAGGATGCAGAGGTCATTGTCACGGATACCTGGGTCTCGATGGGTGACGAGGATGAGCGCGATGAGCGCCTGAAGCTCTTTGGCGATTACACGGTCGACGCCGACCTGATGAAACTGGCATCTCCCGATGCCCGCGTCCTCCACTGCCTTCCCGCCCACCGGGGGGAGGAGATCACGGACGAAGTGATGGAAGGTGGCCAGAGCCTGGTATGGGATGAGGCGGAAAACCGCCTCCATGCGCAGAAAGCGCTGCTGGTTCGGCTGCTGAAAAAATAA
- a CDS encoding DUF167 domain-containing protein, giving the protein MPGITDALSLEKNGIVIAIEVTAGGKKDAFPAGYNEWRKMIGCRVSAPALEGRANKAVIELVARTFERPVAAVSLLSGATSPQKRIRVEGISVNEALALLEKSG; this is encoded by the coding sequence ATGCCGGGGATTACCGATGCCCTCTCTTTAGAAAAGAACGGGATTGTCATTGCCATTGAGGTGACAGCAGGGGGGAAGAAAGATGCGTTTCCTGCCGGTTATAACGAATGGCGGAAGATGATCGGGTGCCGCGTCTCTGCCCCGGCGCTGGAAGGCAGGGCAAACAAGGCCGTGATCGAACTTGTTGCCCGGACTTTTGAACGGCCGGTTGCCGCGGTCAGTCTTTTGTCAGGAGCCACATCGCCCCAGAAACGGATCCGGGTTGAAGGGATATCGGTAAACGAGGCGCTCGCGCTGCTGGAAAAGAGTGGATAA
- the dnaG gene encoding DNA primase DnaG — MYSPDTTKYLIHISLTAEGVVEKPDVVGAIFGQTEGLLGEDLDLRDLQRTGRVGRIDVQIASKKGETSGEILISSSLDRAETAILAASLETIDRVGPCVARVKVDTIEDIRVSKRKKIVERAKEILIERFDDGTIDSDELLDDVRQTLRVEKIGSIGEERVPAGPNVLESDAIIIVEGRADVLNLLRYGIKNAVAVEGTNIPGSVVDLCAKKTTTAFFDGDRGGELILRELMQVADIDFVAFSPKGKSVEDMTRKEVIKTLRNKVPVEYVRDQYFESSAELPPELRIGRPVPDTDEGAEKKRGSAATKRPRDASSGSLSLREHIEDVKGQNTARFLSDDLSVVRETRSDEVEKVIETLDASATGLVLDRPVDQKLLDRLVWKGLSWVAARDFRGIIKRPISIRLLKMGA, encoded by the coding sequence TTGTATTCACCGGATACTACCAAGTACCTTATTCACATCAGCCTCACCGCAGAGGGGGTGGTCGAGAAACCTGACGTAGTCGGTGCCATATTCGGCCAGACTGAAGGGTTGCTCGGCGAAGACCTTGACCTGCGGGATCTCCAGAGGACAGGGCGTGTCGGACGCATCGACGTCCAGATAGCAAGCAAAAAAGGCGAGACCTCGGGAGAGATCCTGATATCTTCTTCACTCGACCGTGCAGAGACGGCCATCCTTGCCGCTTCCCTTGAGACCATCGACCGCGTAGGCCCGTGCGTTGCCCGCGTGAAGGTGGACACTATAGAGGACATCCGCGTCAGCAAGCGGAAGAAGATCGTTGAACGGGCAAAGGAGATCCTGATCGAACGTTTCGATGACGGGACCATTGATTCCGATGAACTGCTGGACGATGTCCGGCAGACGCTCCGCGTGGAGAAGATCGGGTCCATTGGCGAAGAACGTGTGCCTGCCGGCCCGAACGTCCTGGAATCGGACGCCATCATCATCGTTGAGGGGCGGGCGGATGTCTTGAACCTCCTGCGTTATGGCATCAAGAACGCGGTTGCTGTCGAGGGGACGAACATCCCCGGGAGTGTCGTAGACCTCTGCGCGAAGAAGACCACGACTGCTTTTTTCGATGGCGACCGTGGCGGGGAACTGATCCTGCGGGAACTCATGCAGGTGGCTGACATTGATTTCGTTGCATTCTCCCCCAAGGGAAAGAGCGTCGAAGATATGACCAGAAAAGAGGTCATCAAGACTCTCAGGAACAAGGTGCCGGTCGAGTATGTGCGGGACCAGTACTTTGAGAGTTCCGCAGAACTCCCCCCGGAGTTGCGGATTGGCCGCCCGGTCCCAGACACGGATGAGGGGGCCGAGAAAAAACGGGGGTCGGCAGCGACAAAACGCCCTCGTGATGCTTCCAGTGGCTCCTTAAGCCTCCGGGAGCACATCGAAGATGTGAAAGGGCAGAACACGGCGCGGTTCTTAAGTGATGACCTCTCGGTTGTCCGCGAGACAAGGTCGGACGAGGTGGAGAAGGTGATCGAGACTCTCGATGCTTCGGCAACCGGCCTTGTCCTCGACCGTCCTGTGGACCAGAAACTCCTTGACCGGCTGGTCTGGAAGGGCCTCTCCTGGGTGGCTGCGCGGGACTTCCGGGGGATCATCAAGCGTCCGATCTCCATCCGGCTCCTGAAGATGGGAGCGTGA
- the pyrE gene encoding orotate phosphoribosyltransferase, with protein MVNNALAEMLIRFKAIEFGDFTLASGAKSTYYVDVKTAVTRPELLSAVAESVASAYDFDVVAGVAVGGVPLCVATSIAKKKPYAIIRAAEKDHGKKSLVIGDVKDKNVLLVEDVTTSGGSALHGINVLRAAGARADRVVTVVDREQGAGALLAAHGVTILPLVRISELLNR; from the coding sequence ATGGTAAACAACGCCCTTGCAGAGATGCTCATCCGGTTCAAGGCGATCGAGTTCGGTGACTTTACCCTCGCGTCCGGTGCAAAGAGCACGTATTATGTTGATGTAAAGACCGCAGTCACCCGGCCAGAACTCCTCTCTGCGGTTGCCGAATCCGTCGCATCTGCATACGATTTCGATGTTGTTGCCGGGGTGGCGGTCGGCGGTGTCCCGCTCTGTGTTGCAACGTCCATTGCCAAAAAGAAACCCTACGCAATCATCCGTGCAGCGGAGAAGGACCACGGGAAGAAGAGCCTTGTCATTGGCGACGTGAAGGATAAGAACGTCCTCCTTGTCGAGGATGTGACCACCTCCGGTGGATCTGCCCTGCACGGGATCAACGTCCTGCGTGCCGCCGGGGCGAGAGCAGACCGCGTGGTGACGGTGGTTGACCGTGAACAGGGTGCCGGGGCCCTGCTTGCCGCGCATGGCGTAACAATCCTCCCTCTTGTCCGGATCTCCGAACTCCTGAACAGATGA
- the purD gene encoding phosphoribosylamine--glycine ligase gives MKILVVGGGGREHAIAAALARNTTTEVFSVMAKRNPGIEAIAKDILPAKETDVGRIVSYAREKGLEYAFIGPEAPLEAGIVDALEEVGIPCVGPVKSAARIETDKAFCREMMERNAIDGCPKYRVFHNTDEAVEFIQSFEGDLVVKPIGLTGGKGVRIMGEQVDRDGAIGYVKSLNGEAVLEERLLGEEFTLQAFVDGTHLVPMPLVQDHKRAFEGDIGLNTGGMGSYSMPGHMLPFVTDTDYRKAIGIMKSAVAAMARTGRPYKGILYGQFMNTRDGPKVIEFNARFGDPEAMNVLSLLTSDLTEIVHHIADGTLLPSHVTFDRQATVCKYLVPEGYPEAPQAGDAITLESHDNALLYYANVEKRDGELVTLTSRTLAFVGIGETLEQAEQAAEQAASGVKGKVRHRRDIGTKELLEKRIAHMRELR, from the coding sequence ATGAAGATCCTTGTTGTAGGCGGGGGTGGAAGGGAGCATGCGATAGCTGCTGCCCTTGCCCGCAACACGACCACCGAAGTCTTCTCGGTCATGGCAAAACGCAATCCCGGCATTGAAGCCATTGCAAAGGACATCCTCCCTGCAAAGGAGACCGATGTCGGGCGGATCGTCTCCTATGCACGGGAGAAGGGGCTGGAGTATGCCTTCATCGGCCCCGAGGCACCCCTGGAAGCCGGGATTGTGGACGCTCTCGAAGAGGTGGGGATTCCCTGCGTGGGGCCGGTGAAGTCCGCTGCCCGGATCGAGACGGACAAGGCCTTCTGCCGTGAGATGATGGAACGCAATGCCATCGACGGGTGCCCGAAATACCGGGTTTTCCATAATACGGATGAAGCCGTGGAATTCATCCAGTCCTTCGAAGGCGATCTCGTTGTCAAACCCATCGGGCTGACCGGTGGCAAGGGCGTCCGGATCATGGGAGAACAGGTTGACCGGGACGGCGCCATCGGGTACGTGAAGTCCCTGAATGGCGAGGCCGTGCTGGAGGAACGCCTCCTTGGCGAGGAATTTACCCTCCAGGCATTTGTCGACGGCACCCACCTCGTCCCGATGCCGCTCGTGCAGGATCACAAGCGGGCATTCGAGGGAGACATCGGCCTGAATACCGGGGGCATGGGTTCGTACTCGATGCCGGGCCACATGCTGCCTTTCGTCACGGACACGGACTACCGGAAGGCCATCGGGATCATGAAATCCGCTGTTGCCGCCATGGCACGCACGGGCCGGCCCTACAAGGGGATCCTGTACGGCCAGTTCATGAACACCCGTGACGGCCCCAAGGTGATCGAGTTCAATGCCCGGTTTGGCGATCCCGAGGCGATGAACGTCCTCTCCCTCCTGACATCGGACCTCACGGAGATCGTGCACCACATTGCCGATGGCACCCTTCTCCCCTCGCACGTAACATTCGACCGGCAGGCAACAGTCTGCAAGTACCTTGTCCCGGAAGGATATCCCGAGGCTCCCCAAGCCGGGGATGCCATCACGCTTGAATCCCATGACAATGCCCTCCTCTATTATGCCAATGTCGAGAAGCGGGATGGCGAGCTCGTCACCCTGACCTCCCGTACCCTTGCCTTTGTCGGCATCGGCGAGACCCTGGAACAGGCAGAACAGGCCGCTGAGCAGGCTGCATCAGGTGTCAAAGGTAAAGTCCGGCACCGCAGGGACATCGGGACAAAGGAACTGCTGGAGAAACGCATTGCCCACATGAGGGAACTTCGATGA